From the genome of Streptococcus lutetiensis, one region includes:
- the atpA gene encoding F0F1 ATP synthase subunit alpha, giving the protein MAINAQEISALIKKQIENFQPNFDVTETGVITYIGDGIARARGLDNAMSGELLEFSNGAFGMAQNLESNDVGIIILGDFSTIREGDEVKRTGKIMEVPVGEALIGRVVNPLGQPVDGLGDIKTTATRPVETPAPGVMQRKSVSEPLQTGLKAIDALVPIGRGQRELIIGDRQTGKTSVAIDAILNQKGQDMICIYVAIGQKESTVRTQVETLRKYGALDYTIVVTASASQPSPLLYIAPYAGVAMAEEFMYNGKHVLIVYDDLSKQAVAYRELSLLLRRPPGREAYPGDVFYLHSRLLERSAKVSDALGGGSITALPFIETQAGDISAYIATNVISITDGQIFLQENLFNSGIRPAIDAGSSVSRVGGSAQIKAMKKVAGTLRLDLASYRELEAFTQFGSDLDAATQAKLNRGRRTVEVLKQPVHKPLPVEKQVVILYALTHGFLDDVPVNDILAFEEALYDYFDAHYESIFETIRTTKDLPEESVLDAAIKAFKDQSEFK; this is encoded by the coding sequence CGTGGTCTTGATAATGCCATGAGTGGAGAACTTCTTGAATTTTCAAATGGTGCTTTCGGTATGGCTCAAAACCTTGAGTCAAATGACGTTGGTATCATCATTCTTGGAGATTTCTCTACAATTCGTGAAGGTGATGAAGTAAAACGTACTGGTAAAATCATGGAAGTACCAGTAGGTGAAGCTCTTATCGGTCGTGTTGTTAACCCACTTGGTCAACCAGTAGATGGTCTTGGTGATATCAAGACAACTGCTACACGTCCAGTTGAAACACCTGCACCAGGCGTTATGCAACGTAAATCAGTTTCTGAACCACTCCAAACAGGTCTTAAAGCGATTGACGCTTTGGTTCCAATTGGACGTGGTCAACGTGAATTGATCATTGGTGACCGTCAAACAGGTAAAACATCTGTTGCGATTGACGCAATTTTGAACCAAAAAGGACAAGATATGATTTGTATCTATGTTGCGATTGGTCAAAAAGAATCTACTGTTCGTACACAAGTTGAAACACTTCGTAAATACGGTGCCCTTGATTACACAATCGTTGTGACAGCCTCAGCTTCACAACCTTCTCCATTACTTTACATCGCTCCGTATGCCGGTGTTGCAATGGCAGAAGAATTTATGTATAACGGAAAACATGTATTGATCGTTTATGATGATCTATCAAAACAAGCAGTAGCTTACCGTGAACTGTCACTTCTTCTTCGTCGTCCACCAGGACGTGAAGCTTACCCAGGTGATGTCTTCTATCTTCACAGCCGCTTGCTTGAACGTTCTGCGAAAGTTTCTGATGCTCTTGGTGGTGGTTCTATTACAGCACTTCCATTTATTGAAACACAAGCTGGTGATATTTCAGCTTACATCGCAACAAACGTGATTTCTATCACTGACGGACAAATTTTCTTGCAAGAAAATCTTTTTAACTCGGGTATTCGTCCTGCGATTGATGCTGGTTCTTCAGTGTCACGTGTTGGTGGTTCAGCACAAATCAAAGCAATGAAGAAAGTTGCTGGTACCCTTCGTCTTGACTTGGCTTCTTACCGTGAACTTGAAGCCTTTACACAATTCGGTTCTGATTTGGATGCAGCAACACAAGCTAAACTTAATCGTGGACGTCGTACAGTTGAAGTGCTTAAACAACCTGTTCACAAACCACTTCCTGTTGAAAAACAAGTTGTGATTCTTTATGCACTTACTCATGGTTTCTTGGATGATGTGCCAGTTAATGACATTTTAGCATTTGAAGAAGCTTTGTATGATTACTTTGATGCACATTACGAATCAATCTTTGAAACTATCCGTACAACCAAAGATTTACCAGAAGAATCTGTCTTAGATGCAGCTATTAAAGCCTTTAAAGATCAGTCAGAATTCAAATAA
- a CDS encoding F0F1 ATP synthase subunit gamma, translating to MAGSLSEIKGKIISTQKTSHITGAMQMVSAAKLTKSEQAAKDFQVYASKIRQITTDLLKSELVNGSKNPMLAARPVKKTGYIVITSDKGLVGGYNSKILKAMMDLIEEYHQDGNYAIIAIGGIGADFFKARGMNVVFELRGLEDQPSFEQVGNIIAKSVEMYKNELFDELYVCYNHHVNSLTSQVRVQQMLPIAELDADEAAEEGVSGFELEPNREMILEQLLPQYTESLIYGAIVDAKTAEHAAGMTAMQTATDNAKNVINDLTIQYNRARQAAITQEITEIVAGANALE from the coding sequence ATGGCAGGCTCTCTTAGTGAAATCAAAGGGAAAATTATTTCAACTCAGAAAACAAGTCATATCACTGGTGCCATGCAAATGGTATCAGCTGCAAAATTGACCAAATCTGAGCAAGCAGCAAAAGATTTTCAAGTTTACGCTTCAAAAATTCGTCAAATCACTACTGACTTATTGAAATCAGAACTAGTTAATGGTTCAAAAAATCCAATGCTAGCCGCTCGTCCGGTTAAAAAGACTGGTTACATTGTTATCACGTCTGACAAAGGACTTGTTGGCGGATATAACTCAAAAATCTTGAAAGCAATGATGGATCTTATTGAGGAATATCACCAAGATGGTAACTATGCTATTATTGCCATCGGTGGTATTGGTGCTGATTTCTTTAAAGCTCGTGGAATGAACGTTGTCTTTGAATTGCGTGGTTTGGAAGATCAGCCATCATTTGAACAAGTTGGAAATATCATCGCAAAATCTGTTGAGATGTATAAAAACGAATTGTTCGATGAATTATATGTATGTTACAATCACCATGTGAACAGCTTGACTAGTCAAGTTCGTGTGCAACAAATGCTTCCAATTGCTGAATTGGATGCTGATGAAGCAGCAGAAGAAGGTGTCAGTGGTTTTGAATTAGAACCAAATCGTGAAATGATTTTGGAACAACTCTTACCACAATATACTGAAAGCCTTATTTATGGTGCCATTGTTGATGCTAAAACTGCTGAACATGCCGCTGGTATGACAGCTATGCAAACAGCAACTGATAATGCCAAAAACGTTATTAATGATTTGACAATTCAGTACAACCGTGCTCGTCAAGCTGCTATTACACAAGAAATCACAGAAATTGTAGCAGGTGCTAACGCACTAGAATAA